One genomic segment of Mytilus trossulus isolate FHL-02 chromosome 4, PNRI_Mtr1.1.1.hap1, whole genome shotgun sequence includes these proteins:
- the LOC134714495 gene encoding protein madd-4-like isoform X5, producing the protein MFIFLWCVKQTHFVCRNKRNKRVVSNKWCTKNKRPIPQREECYLQPCPPSVFNWRVGPWSDCSTSCNGGYSWRAVICIEMFANATEIEVEGTMCGHPKPSNRKSCNTQVCPTWYAGEWSPCSGSCGVGYQRREVQCRHTGEQFCDFSLAPLAYRNCSTSIPCRPNAGNQNDGYMAALQGSDIKSDKSLITVNQNEVLSGVNLALEKTNNSNDQLKTPKFVVTEWSPCSATCESGSRWRHVRCKVYLPFLKSTVDLPDSDCSGEKPIATEICFTKPCYEDYEYRALGMTDCSRSCLGGVQETIVKCVHKQTGKVVSSKKCLEAPSIPSERKVCNDKNCPQRWRTGEFNKCSESCGGGLMTRPVDCIQEFATGPDSILRLPDFMCSDGKPQTERRCNVIECPPIWGIGNWSKCSVTCGSGSRTRNVYCSKTLATGQFINTTDYFCNGLPKPDNYLECKLPACPKPIIKKTEAHFFQLNKLRKVKLKIGMQGSLLPGTSLIIHCPTKGMDKRSITWYKDGMPLPIGRRVRLSKKRSLKIKKSKGDLDSGLYTCKAGSLQANSFIKFITVYDIFKATVFREKFLSHLSESRLRENASAIVYKDPIDRTHKLLRLVYSKWQSCSVSCGGGLQARNVSCEIITKDYYEEFPMKACIKAGHTQPSVIRSCNIQPCVEWKTAEWGECSDRRCLRKHTSVQTRKIHCTNPMDGSHVNDSLCKELSKNPVVKQECVNENCTTRWNVSSWSECMGECEKKGSVVRMITCIWTNSGLPAGQFCNHLPQPNTRKPCQMSKCKPKCTDYSTYCSMAKLMNLCRYKSFKRKCCLTCVAKPL; encoded by the exons GTGTGAAACAAACCCATTTTGTTTGCCGTAACAAGAGAAATAAGAGGGTTGTGTCAAACAAATGGTGCACAAAGAATAAAAGGCCTATACCACAACGTGAAGAATGTTACTTACAGCCCTGCCCACCAAG CGTTTTCAATTGGCGTGTTGGCCCTTGGAGTGATTGTTCTACTTCGTGCAATGGCGGATATTCATGGCGGGCTGTCATATGTATAGAAATGTTTGCCAATGCTACCGAGATAGAAGTTGAGGGAACAATGTGTGGACATCCCAAGCCATCAAACAGAAAGTCATGTAATACCCAAGTCTGTCCTACCTGGTACGCTGGTGAATGGTCACCT TGTAGTGGAAGTTGTGGGGTTGGGTACCAGAGAAGAGAGGTACAATGTCGACATACAGGAGAACAATTCTGTGATTTTTCATTGGCCCCTTTGGCTTATAGAAACTGTTCAACAAGTATCCCATGTAGACCAAATGCCGGTAACCAAAATG ATGGCTACATGGCAGCTCTTCAAGGATCAG ATATCAAGTCGGACAAGTCTTTAATAACTGTTAACCAGAATGAGGTTCTATCAGGAGTTAATCTGGCATtagaaaagacaaataatagcaATGATCAACTTAAGACTCCAAA ATTTGTAGTAACAGAATGGAGCCCCTGCAGTGCTACATGTGAAAGTGGTAGTCGATGGAGGCATGTTCGCTGTAAAGTGTATTTACCATTTCTTAAAAGTACAGTTGATCTCCCTGATAGTGATTGTTCAG GTGAAAAGCCAATTGCTACCGAAATTTGTTTCACAAAGCCCTGTTATGAGGACTACGAGTACAGGGCTCTTGGTATGACAGATTGCAGCAGAAGTTGTCTTGGAG GTGTCCAAGAGACAATAGTAAAATGTGTGCATAAACAGACAGGCAAAGTGGTTTCTAGCAAGAAATGTTTAGAAGCCCCATCTATTCCAAGTGAGAGAAAAGTCTGCAATGATAAAAATTGTCCTCAGAG GTGGAGAACAGgtgaatttaataaatgttcAGAATCATGTGGGGGTGGTCTGATGACGAGACCAGTGGACTGTATTCAAGAATTTGCAACTGGTCCCGATAGTATCTTACGGTTACCTGATTTTATGTGTTCTGATGGCAAACCACAGACTGAGAGACGTTGTAATGTAATAGAATGTCCACCAATTTGGGGAATAGGAAATTGGTCAAAG tgTTCCGTTACATGTGGAAGTGGATCTCGAACAAGAAATGTGTACTGTTCAAAGACTCTGGCTACAGGCCAGTTTATAAACActactgattatttttgtaatggATTACCTAAGCCAGACAATTATCTTGAATGTAAATTACCAGCATGTCCGAAACCAATCATCAAGAAAACAGAggcacatttttttcaattaaataaattacgGAAAGTGAAATTAAAGATAGGAATGCAAGGATCGCTTTTACCTGGGACTAGCCTGATAATTCATTGTCCTACAAAGGGTATGGATAAACGATCTATCACGTGGTATAAGGATGGAATGCCTCTTCCTATTGGTCGACGTGTCAGATTATCGAAGAAACGTTCTctcaaaatcaaaaaatcaaaaggagACTTAGATAGTGGTCTTTACACTTGTAAAGCAGGTTCTTTACAAGcaaattcatttattaaatttataactgTGTACGATATATTCAAAGCAACCGTATTTAGAGAGAAATTTTTATCTCATTTATCTGAATCACGTCTAAGAGAAAATGCGTCTGCAATTGTATATAAGGACCCAATTGATAGAACTCATAAACTTTTACGTCTTGTGTATAGTAAATGGCAGAGTTGTTCGGTTTCCTGCGGTGGAGGCCTGCAGGCTAGAAATGTCAGTTGTGAGATTATAACTAAGGACTATTATGAAGAGTTTCCCATGAAGGCTTGTATTAAAGCTGGACACACACAACCTTCAGTTATTAGAAGCTGTAACATACAGCCATGTGTAGAATGGAAGACTGCCGAATGGGGTGAG TGTTCAGACAGGCGTTGTTTACGTAAGCATACCTCTGTACAGACCCGTAAAATACACTGTACTAATCCTATGGACGGATCTCATGTTAATGATAGTTTATGCAAAGAACTGTCAAAGAATCCAGTCGTGAAGCAAGAATGTGTGAATGAGAATTGTACAACACGGTGGAATGTTTCTTCGTGGTCAGAG TGTATGGGAGAATGCGAAAAGAAAGGCTCTGTTGTCCGTATGATAACCTGCATATGGACGAATTCTGGTTTGCCAGCTGGGCAGTTTTGTAATCATCTACCTCAACCTAACACACGAAAACCCTGCCAAATGTCAAAATGTAAACCAA aatGTACCGATTACTCGACGTATTGTAGTATGGCCAAATTAATGAATCTGTgcagatacaaaagttttaaGAGAAAGTGTTGCCTAACTTGTGTTGCAAAACCATTATAA
- the LOC134714496 gene encoding uncharacterized protein LOC134714496 produces the protein MTDKARENFYRSATVIVDHGKEAMTAVLDDDLSKRHLTFVDFINQNQHEIYHLCYNRRPCCQCIHNIIPPGTPSSRILRDNQLDVLLDKSGPRLPNHNPRTRSTFCCCLAKPNLSSACLDITLTRCLLINFAVNCRTTPHLKQTIENLIEYRNKIYGHAKEAKITDADYQKFKTDLEHILLTIARFCNFEDRMKQNLLNAEQRPLDSTILLQYQNFLLQELKQQSDTENKLEEIQQQISANSSIVHSELTKIDDRITKIDNRKQNIIDQTKAYIAQHEEDETYFPTLGVKTACEVMEKNNIVIIMSNQGGGKSKTSLQIASIYKEKHFYQPMIFFCDDIVRYRDLLNLNEQSLFILEDLFGRTTLSFDENTHRGIFDILYSCISQPSCKSKFIITMKGNQQTNRKILERHKLFKKEVIVKLDFNPPINKYFKKEILLKHMSKHNIKPCGTFHGRFTQCILEIVENSDTSLQICSASVEAIYTSRFESDTGFPLACHLFCSNKNFTRQGIRYFSRASQALVEEINQLIIKGFDNKLYMYKYSLLVYTALKDKLNVDDIDEQLLKSILVHFEKQTHIKTVLIKEAFSHLKETYMIEQYSMEHLNWKRLKLSDTYMLQHSTVKEAILISYADFVGFSHCDEEFIYDYVRPKGFRDQKSEDMTFIFTDCKPLVKKLLSLASGNRECFSIGKYLNITGLKNRNDTMIKHFFEEAKEKIRIKQYAFILDGLTDFGSENDFILFHPDISKRIVLYGSADVVCSFCKPMECPLSNDGFVKVKGHVLHTRLYSMLIGETFHEYETGSENEGLNYIKEDVEFNHYMAFYSNKRDDFFDDVQKIGNFVYQLLFIEGGKKVSEMLLFDLVVKQCILHPRIVKTFFDGLTDSGRRVDFVKYYQAFSKIMVFRFASLPVVLNLCRPCTHPEESKHFIKIDDTLLARKLAAQLVPSDSDKYMYPKRDRPPFAELMTPGESFKDNDDYVVYLDKGYYTKKYIKDIAEYVFKYGVQTKNQSFLKTIFDRFVIYETRIINLNSPLEDNEEGNNISDDDSDDDWERYCDVEEVSPDILGHVGTSMEGNKSIDSSNTAISLDNTNTIEIKSNLDEADKLTEEEPSTKERNHINHSTINEADMDMSTEQGCSTWTTEYLSKDQIEERKNKKYGIFYKPSDVYCEFIFLKKYKRLYSFLNKLMILWMFEENSFRVHRFTYRGMRSNFMRLQDLLFKCYRVDGEEYYMTSSDSE, from the exons ATGACGGACAAAGCGCGGGAAAATTTCTACAGAAGTGCTACAGTGATTGTTGATCACGGAAAAGAAGCCATGACTGCTGTCCTGGATGATGACTTGTCTAAAAGACATTTAACATTTGTAGATTTTATCAATCAAAATCAACATGAAATTTACCATTTATGTTATAACAGACGACCATGTTGTCAAtgtatacataatataatacCACCAGGTACTCCAAGTTCTAGAATCCTTCGTGATAATCAACTGGATGTATTACTGGACAAAAGTGGACCAAGACTACCCAATCACAATCCTCGAACAAGATCAacgttttgttgttgtttagcCAAACCCAACCTGTCGTCTGCGTGTCTTGATATAACTCTTACCAGATGCTTACTAATCAACTTTGCTGTTAATTGCCGAACGACTCCCCATTTGAAACAGACAATAGAAAACCTCAtagaatatagaaataaaatttatggtCATGCCAAAGAAGCAAAAATAACTGACGCAGACTACCAAAAGTTTAAAACAGATCTTGAACACATACTTTTAACAATTGCACGATTCTGTAATTTTGAAGATAGAATGAAACAGAATCTTTTGAACGCTGAACAAAGACCTCTTGATTCCACAATACTGCTACAgtatcaaaattttcttttgcaagaattaaaacaacaaagcGACACTGAAAAT AAATTGGAAGAGATACAACAACAAATATCAGCAAATAGCAGCATAGTACATAGTGAATTGACAAAAATTGATGACAGAATCaccaaaatag ATAACAGAAAACAGAATATAATAG ACCAAACAAAGGCTTACATTGCACAACATGAAGAAGATGAAACATATTTTCCAACATTGGGTGTGAAAACTGCATGTGAAGTgatggaaaaaaataacatcgTAATTATCATGTCAAATCAAGGAGGTGGTAAATCAAAAACAAGTCTCCAAATAGCTTCTATTTACaaggaaaaacatttttatcagcctatgatatttttttgcgATGATATTGTTAGATATAGAGACCTTTTAAACTTGAATGAACAGTCCTTATTTATATTAGAAGATTTATTTGGAAGAACAACGTTATCTTTTGATGAGAATACCCACAGAggaatttttgatattttgtacaGCTGTATCAGTCAACCGTCTTGTAAATCAAAATTCATCATTACTATGAAAGGCAATCAgcaaacaaacagaaaaatattagaaagacaCAAGCTGTTTAAAAAAGAGGTTATCGTAAAATTGGACTTTAATCCCCCAATAAACAAGTATTTTAAGAAAGAGATATTGTTAAAGCATATGTCAAAACACAATATCAAGCCATGCGGAACATTCCATGGAAGATTTACACAATGTATTTTGGAGATCGTAGAAAATAGTGATACATCCTTGCAGATATGCAGTGCATCAGTAGAAGCCATTTACACTAGCCGTTTTGAATCCGATACAGGGTTTCCATTAGCTTGTCACTTATTTTGCAGTAATAAGAATTTTACTAGACAAGGTATACGATATTTTTCACGTGCGTCTCAAGCATTAGTCGAGGAAATCAATCAGTTGATAATCAAGGGATTTGACAACAAGCtttacatgtacaagtattcACTTCTAGTGTATACCGCCCTCAAAGATAAACTCAATGTAGATGACATAGATGAACAACTTTTGAAGTCGATCTTGGTTCATTTTGAAAAGCAAACGCATATTAAGACAGTCTTGATAAAAGAAGCATTTTCACATCTGAAGGAAACATATATGATTGAACAATATTCAATGGAACATCTAAATTGGAAACGTTTAAAGTTGTCGGATACTTATATGCTACAACACTCTACTGTTAAGGAAGCTATTTTGATATCGTATGCCGATTTTGTAGGTTTTTCGCACTGTGACGAAGAATTTATATACGATTATGTCCGGCCTAAGGGTTTTAGAGATCAGAAAAGTGAAGATATGACATTCATTTTTACGGATTGTAAACCACTTGTAAAGAAACTACTCTCTTTAGCTTCTGGTAATCGTGAATGCTTTTCCATCGGTAAATATCTGAACATAACTGGTTTAAAGAATAGAAACGATACAATGATTAAACATTTCTTTGAAGAggcaaaagaaaaaataagaataaagcaGTACGCATTTATTTTAGACGGACTGACAGACTTCGGATCTGAAAACGACTTTATTCTATTTCATCCTGATATAAGTAAACGTATAGTTTTGTATGGAAGCGCCGATGTTGTATGTTCTTTCTGTAAACCAATGGAATGTCCATTAAGTAATGATGGTTTTGTAAAGGTTAAAGGTCATGTTTTACACACACGATTGTATTCCATGCTCATTGGGGAAACATTTCACGAATACGAGACTGGGTCCGAAAATGAGGGGCTGaactatataaaagaagatgtagaATTTAATCATTACATGGCGTTTTATAGCAATAAACGTGATGACTTTTTTGACGATGTTCAGAAAATTGGAAATTTTGTGTATCAGTTGCTTTTCATAGAAGGTGGGAAGAAGGTTTCTGAAATGCTTTTGTTTGATTTGGTTGTAAAACAATGTATCTTGCACCCTCGTAtagtaaaaacattttttgatggTCTTACTGATAGTGGGAGGCGAGTGGACTTTGTTAAGTATTACCAAGCCTTTTCGAAAATAATGGTATTTCGATTTGCTAGCCTCCCAGTTGTTTTGAATCTTTGCAGACCTTGTACTCACCCTGAAGAAAGTAaacatttcatcaaaattgacgATACATTGCTGGCTAGAAAGTTAGCTGCACAGCTTGTACCATCCGATTCTGACAAATACATGTACCCCAAAAGAGATCGTCCTCCGTTTGCAGAGTTGATGACTCCTGGTGAAAGTTTTAAGGACAATGATGATTATGTTGTTTACCTAGATAAAGGTTACTACACAAAGAAGTATATAAAAGATATTGCAGAATACGTATTCAAATATGGAGTACAGACAAAAAACCAAAGCTTTCTCAAGACAATATTCGATAGATTTGTAATTTATGAGACAAGGATTATCAACCTAAATTCCCCACTCGAAGATAATGAGGAAGGCAATAATATATCAGATGATGATAGTGATGATGATTGGGAACGTTACTGTGATGTTGAGGAAGTGTCACCAGACATTTTAGGACACGTGGGCACAAGTATGGAAGGAAATAAAAGTATTGATAGCAGCAATACGGCAATCAGTTTAGACAACACGAATACCATTGAAATAAAATCCAATTTAGACGAAGCAGATAAATTGACTGAAGAAGAACCTAGtacaaaagaaagaaatcaCATTAACCACAGCACAATAAATGAGGCGGATATGGACATGTCTACTGAACAAGGATGCTCAACATGGACAACAGAATATCTCAGTAAAGATCAAATTgaggaaagaaaaaataaaaagtatggtaTATTTTACAAACCTTCCGATGTTTACTGCGAgtttatttttctcaaaaagtataaaCGTCTTTATTCTTTTCTGAATAAATTAATGATCCTATGGATGTTTGAGGAGAACAGTTTCCGAGTGCATCGTTTTACATATCGAGGTATGCGGAGTAATTTTATGCGCCTGCAagatttgctttttaaatgttaCAGGGTTGATGGTGAAGAGTACTATATGACGAGTTCTGACTCTGAATAG